In Candidatus Dependentiae bacterium, a single genomic region encodes these proteins:
- the amrB gene encoding AmmeMemoRadiSam system protein B yields MKKILLWSLPTLMLLAPTCCTKKIVNSSLPPAPLVVHEAHLPEGWYAHDPAKLDAELDGYFELAAQEFAVPVAARNVRALIVPHAGHYYSGLCAASAYQTLVENGQKNNLIERVIILAPSHFALLHGIALPDYTVYKTPLGEIPVDHNALNTLAHCKQFRVVPEAHKPEHSLEIQLPFLQKTIESFQLVPLIVGRILGENYLEILKHLGQIIDDTTLIVVSSDFTHHGTDYDYKIFDTNIMDNIRQLDSMGLQAIFAQSFEGFSKYLHQTSATICGRDPIKLLLALLESEKIQPVTPTLCCSYTSAHLEQARQTADQIINIKKLMQPVPDAQAHRSVSYAGIVFAQKPEGPNIASDSLSGYEKKALLACARSTLENVVKPQDQQVDDHLLRPIISPGVVQPSGAFITLNTKDGNLRGCIGRITTPDPLFQTVMAMSYAAALHDTRFKPVQAGELNNLVIDISVLTPPHTVPSCQDIIIGKHGVILNKLDQAGAKTHSAVFLPQVPVEWKWDLPTTLEQLAQKASLPMDGWKENCSFEVFEDFEIKEEPHN; encoded by the coding sequence ATGAAAAAAATTCTTCTCTGGTCGCTGCCGACCCTCATGCTGCTTGCACCAACCTGTTGTACTAAAAAAATTGTTAACTCCAGCCTACCCCCTGCACCGCTTGTTGTGCACGAAGCACATTTACCTGAAGGCTGGTATGCGCATGACCCTGCCAAACTAGATGCTGAGCTTGATGGCTATTTTGAACTTGCAGCTCAAGAATTTGCAGTGCCGGTTGCAGCACGCAACGTGCGCGCACTCATTGTTCCTCACGCTGGCCACTACTACTCAGGGCTTTGCGCTGCAAGCGCATATCAAACCCTTGTTGAAAATGGTCAAAAAAACAACCTCATCGAACGCGTTATCATCCTTGCACCCAGTCATTTTGCATTGCTGCACGGCATTGCACTGCCCGACTACACCGTGTACAAAACACCACTCGGGGAAATTCCTGTTGACCACAATGCGCTCAACACGCTTGCACACTGCAAGCAATTTCGCGTTGTTCCTGAAGCACATAAGCCCGAACATTCGCTTGAAATACAGCTGCCTTTTTTGCAAAAAACGATTGAGTCTTTTCAACTTGTCCCACTGATTGTTGGACGAATTTTAGGAGAAAATTATTTAGAAATTTTAAAGCACTTGGGTCAGATTATCGATGACACAACGCTGATTGTCGTCAGCTCAGACTTTACACATCACGGTACCGACTATGATTACAAAATTTTTGATACCAATATTATGGACAATATTCGCCAGCTCGACTCCATGGGACTGCAAGCAATTTTTGCACAATCGTTCGAAGGTTTTTCAAAATACCTTCACCAAACGAGCGCGACCATTTGCGGACGCGACCCCATCAAACTGTTGCTTGCGCTGCTTGAGTCTGAAAAAATTCAGCCGGTAACACCAACGCTCTGCTGCTCTTACACCTCAGCACACCTTGAGCAAGCGCGCCAAACAGCAGATCAAATCATCAACATCAAAAAGCTCATGCAACCGGTACCAGACGCGCAGGCACACCGCAGCGTCAGCTACGCAGGAATTGTCTTTGCCCAGAAACCTGAAGGGCCAAATATAGCCTCCGATTCACTTTCCGGTTACGAAAAAAAAGCACTGCTTGCCTGCGCGCGCAGCACCCTTGAAAATGTTGTTAAGCCTCAAGACCAGCAAGTTGATGACCACCTCTTGCGCCCCATCATCAGCCCCGGAGTTGTGCAACCCAGCGGTGCATTTATTACGCTCAATACAAAAGATGGCAACTTGCGCGGCTGCATTGGCCGTATTACCACACCTGACCCGCTCTTCCAAACCGTCATGGCAATGAGCTACGCAGCGGCACTTCACGACACCCGCTTTAAGCCGGTGCAAGCAGGTGAGCTCAACAATCTTGTTATCGATATCTCAGTCCTCACACCGCCACATACGGTACCAAGCTGCCAAGATATTATAATTGGCAAGCACGGCGTCATCTTAAACAAGCTTGATCAAGCAGGCGCCAAGACCCACAGCGCGGTATTTTTACCCCAGGTACCGGTTGAATGGAAATGGGACTTACCAACCACCCTTGAGCAACTGGCTCAAAAGGCCAGCCTGCCAATGGATGGATGGAAAGAAAACTGTTCTTTTGAGGTCTTTGAGGACTTTGAAATTAAGGAAGAGCCGCATAATTAA
- a CDS encoding ATP-binding protein produces the protein MLSRILKLPLEGQNSIFLFGPRGTGKTSWIKQSLASEIYLDLLDSSTYNPLAANPSRLQDLIPQGYAGWVVIDEVQRIPELLNEVHRLIELKKIKFLLTGSSARSLRRSGVNLLAGRALKYSMHPLVVQEFGGTPFQLDTILQYGLLPGAIGHSKPEKYLESYVQTYLREEVLQEGLTRNLGTFTRFLEVASFSQGQVLNISEISRELALSRTSVANYFDILEDLLLAVRISVFSRRAKRKVITHQKFYFFDTGVYKTLRPKGPFDSTAELEGAGLETLFFQSLRAINDYYELNYQIHFWRTLAGDEVDFVIYGPRGFHAFEIKRSSQIKPKDLKGLKNFGEDYPEAKLYALYLGNHKEYHGNINVMPFEEALRLLPELIG, from the coding sequence ATGTTAAGCAGAATTTTGAAATTACCGCTTGAAGGCCAAAATAGCATCTTTCTCTTTGGGCCACGCGGGACCGGTAAGACGTCATGGATTAAGCAATCTTTAGCATCAGAAATTTATTTGGATCTTTTAGATTCATCTACCTATAATCCATTAGCAGCTAACCCGAGCAGGCTGCAAGATTTGATTCCTCAAGGTTACGCCGGATGGGTTGTTATTGACGAAGTGCAACGTATTCCGGAGTTACTGAACGAAGTTCATCGCCTGATTGAACTCAAGAAGATTAAATTTCTTTTGACCGGATCAAGTGCTCGTAGTTTACGACGAAGTGGGGTCAACCTGCTTGCGGGTAGGGCGCTCAAGTATTCTATGCATCCGCTGGTTGTTCAGGAGTTTGGGGGCACACCTTTTCAATTAGATACTATTCTTCAATATGGACTTCTACCGGGTGCCATTGGGCACAGTAAACCCGAAAAGTATTTAGAAAGTTATGTGCAGACCTATTTGCGAGAAGAGGTACTTCAGGAAGGGCTGACTCGAAATCTTGGAACATTTACTCGGTTTTTGGAAGTTGCAAGTTTCTCTCAAGGCCAAGTTTTGAATATTTCAGAAATCTCCCGGGAGCTTGCATTAAGCAGAACATCGGTTGCAAACTATTTTGATATTTTGGAAGATCTTCTTTTGGCAGTGAGAATATCGGTATTTTCTCGGCGAGCAAAAAGAAAAGTCATCACACATCAGAAGTTTTATTTCTTCGATACAGGTGTTTATAAAACATTGCGTCCCAAGGGGCCATTCGATTCAACAGCTGAGCTTGAAGGCGCTGGTCTTGAAACACTTTTTTTTCAATCACTTCGTGCAATTAATGATTACTACGAACTGAATTACCAAATTCATTTTTGGAGAACACTTGCAGGAGATGAGGTTGATTTTGTTATCTACGGTCCACGAGGTTTTCATGCTTTCGAAATCAAGCGTTCATCACAGATCAAGCCCAAGGACTTAAAGGGGCTTAAAAATTTTGGAGAAGATTATCCTGAAGCCAAGCTTTACGCGCTTTATTTAGGCAACCACAAGGAATACCATGGTAACATCAACGTGATGCCTTTTGAAGAAGCGTTACGCCTGTTGCCGGAGCTGATTGGTTGA
- a CDS encoding AAA family ATPase has translation MKLLPIGLSDYKRLIEDDYYYVDKTLLIQELRIRGGIVTLIPRPRRFGKTLNLSMLRYFYEKTEKSNAHLFEDKKIWNIPEMAKLQGKFPVIFVTFKDVKESDWEVTKGKLIDIIAREYARHDYLLETNILKDFEKELFRNICAQKATSKDYHNSLRNLSDFLERYHQEKVVVLIDEYDSPVHAGYQHNYYNNIIEFMRGLLCGVLKDNSSLERSVITGILRTAKEGIFSGLNNLEVATILNQNFSDKFGFTQQEIDRMLADYQLEQIAPQFKDWYNGYLIGETKIYNPWSALNCVKSGGSLIPYWVNTSDNGLIRTIIAQASPQIKEACAQLVQGNALPDIQIDDKMVLPGMSNDANSIWSLLLFSGYVTISHVVINARGHYICSLVLPNKELLSLFDTLISDLFRQSLGYDDVRYLEQALGEADGKLFGKLLAKFMIQSMSFHDVDTNEPEKSYHLFALGLLVVLSNNYAVRSNRESGYGRYDIMLIPHAKTLPGVIIEFKKFDSDEDETMQECADRALEQIQKRDYAAELRSQGVEKIAFFGIACHKKDILLKQA, from the coding sequence ATGAAACTACTTCCCATTGGTTTAAGCGATTACAAAAGACTTATTGAAGATGATTATTATTACGTTGATAAAACATTGCTTATTCAAGAGCTTCGTATCAGAGGTGGAATAGTCACACTCATACCTCGCCCCCGCCGCTTTGGTAAAACTTTAAATTTATCGATGCTCAGATATTTTTATGAAAAGACCGAAAAATCAAATGCTCATCTTTTTGAAGATAAAAAGATCTGGAATATTCCTGAAATGGCAAAATTGCAGGGCAAATTTCCGGTTATTTTTGTCACGTTTAAAGACGTTAAAGAGAGTGATTGGGAAGTTACCAAGGGAAAACTTATTGATATTATAGCCAGAGAATACGCACGACATGATTATCTTCTAGAAACTAATATACTCAAAGACTTTGAAAAAGAGCTCTTTAGAAATATTTGTGCACAAAAAGCAACAAGCAAAGACTATCACAACAGCCTTCGGAACCTTTCGGATTTCTTAGAGCGCTATCATCAAGAAAAAGTTGTTGTCCTGATTGATGAATACGACTCACCTGTCCACGCTGGATATCAGCATAACTACTACAACAATATTATTGAATTTATGCGCGGCTTGCTGTGCGGTGTGCTCAAAGACAACTCGAGCCTTGAGCGCAGCGTGATAACAGGCATCTTACGTACTGCAAAAGAAGGCATCTTCTCTGGCCTGAATAACCTTGAAGTTGCAACAATTTTGAATCAAAATTTCTCTGATAAATTTGGATTCACGCAACAAGAAATTGACCGCATGCTTGCAGACTATCAGCTTGAACAAATTGCACCACAATTTAAAGACTGGTACAACGGCTACCTGATTGGTGAGACCAAAATTTATAACCCTTGGTCTGCATTGAACTGCGTTAAATCAGGCGGCAGCCTTATCCCCTACTGGGTTAACACCAGCGATAACGGGTTAATTCGAACCATTATTGCCCAGGCATCACCACAAATCAAAGAAGCCTGTGCCCAACTTGTGCAGGGCAATGCTCTTCCTGATATCCAAATCGACGATAAAATGGTACTTCCTGGAATGAGTAACGACGCCAATTCCATCTGGTCGCTTTTGCTTTTTAGCGGCTATGTTACCATCAGCCACGTTGTTATCAACGCTCGCGGCCACTACATCTGCTCGCTCGTGCTTCCAAACAAAGAATTACTCTCACTTTTTGATACGCTCATCAGTGATCTGTTTAGACAAAGCTTGGGCTACGACGACGTCCGCTATCTTGAGCAAGCACTGGGTGAAGCTGATGGAAAACTTTTTGGCAAACTTCTGGCAAAATTTATGATTCAAAGCATGAGTTTTCATGATGTCGACACCAATGAACCTGAAAAAAGTTACCATCTTTTCGCGCTTGGATTACTTGTGGTTTTATCGAACAACTACGCGGTCCGCTCAAATCGCGAAAGTGGCTATGGTCGATATGACATCATGCTCATACCACACGCCAAAACCTTGCCTGGAGTTATTATCGAATTTAAAAAGTTCGATAGTGATGAAGACGAAACCATGCAGGAATGTGCTGATCGAGCGCTTGAGCAGATACAGAAACGAGATTATGCCGCAGAGCTGCGCAGCCAAGGAGTTGAGAAAATAGCCTTCTTTGGCATCGCTTGCCATAAAAAAGATATTTTACTCAAGCAGGCATAA
- a CDS encoding ankyrin repeat domain-containing protein translates to MLVRINKLFLKMIVVLFIAQVPINLLAMQQAEHEQIDSFEDELKNSIFNRVATAYNDLEDIDQNALYRFNNVCWELKNFALELASDQYNLQSVQLLAALKTQSIMQSVFVKCLHFFSEDDAKKAVLDAMSHRDEWNFFFAVCLPNNNPNALYSEKYKATQLHFAAACGFTHALQALLNAGARVNEVDAYKLTPLHCASMKKNNLCMEILIQAGADQEAQDIWGRTPQGCYGAASSDQ, encoded by the coding sequence ATGCTGGTTAGAATAAATAAATTATTTTTAAAAATGATTGTGGTTCTTTTCATTGCTCAGGTCCCGATTAACCTGCTTGCAATGCAGCAAGCAGAACATGAGCAGATAGATTCATTTGAAGATGAACTTAAAAATAGTATTTTTAACAGAGTTGCAACCGCATACAATGATTTGGAAGATATTGATCAGAATGCTCTCTATCGATTTAATAATGTTTGTTGGGAGCTCAAAAACTTTGCACTGGAACTTGCTTCAGATCAATACAATCTGCAATCAGTTCAATTGCTTGCCGCATTAAAAACTCAATCAATTATGCAGTCCGTCTTCGTCAAGTGTTTACATTTTTTTTCTGAAGATGATGCAAAAAAAGCGGTTCTAGATGCCATGTCTCACAGAGATGAATGGAATTTTTTCTTTGCTGTGTGCCTACCAAATAACAACCCAAATGCTCTTTACAGCGAAAAATATAAAGCAACACAATTGCACTTTGCTGCAGCGTGTGGATTTACCCATGCTCTCCAGGCTTTGCTTAATGCAGGAGCTCGTGTCAACGAAGTTGATGCTTACAAGCTGACTCCGTTACATTGTGCTTCAATGAAAAAAAATAATCTTTGCATGGAGATTTTGATTCAAGCAGGAGCGGACCAAGAAGCGCAGGATATTTGGGGAAGAACACCGCAGGGGTGCTATGGAGCAGCTTCGTCGGATCAATAA
- a CDS encoding AAA-like domain-containing protein yields the protein MKFFNTVGVIDPERHYFLPRRLDWEQLTEFIERQYYFILHAPRQSGKTTSIIEFVKHLNEAGKYSALYLSTEPAHYSVNNVKLAIKAILGQIKEQILIFLPDEKEAIEYAAKLLSNSEVDEGGVYDFICFWSKQSSKPLVIFLDEFDGLMGDSLIALLKQFRTGYTNRPAHFPQTICLIGVRDLRDYKVRTKQQEELGVLYSPFNIKAESIVLPNFSCDDVKTLYLQHTQETGQQFTDEAIEYAFYLTQGQPWLVNALAYQACFRDVKDRSQTITKEVIDRAKEALIARRDTHIDALIDRLQEPRVRNIMDEIINSTAQLQVFNDDDVQYVRDLGLIGQKNYAIANPIYQEIIPRALTITTQQSIEQESLWYINHDGSLDMIKLMQAFTDFFRKNSEMWLERFHYKEAGPHLLMMAFLQRVINGGGKIHREYALGRGRSDLLVEWGKQRIVIELKVFYNKQTLPEGLMQTAQYMKTSGATEGHLVIFDHKSKKSWDEKIYHKVESVDAKTVHVWGM from the coding sequence ATGAAATTTTTTAATACTGTGGGCGTCATTGATCCAGAAAGACATTACTTTTTACCACGTCGTTTGGATTGGGAGCAGCTCACGGAGTTTATTGAAAGACAATATTATTTTATTCTTCACGCACCTCGCCAGAGTGGCAAAACAACCTCGATTATTGAATTTGTAAAACACTTGAATGAAGCGGGTAAATACAGTGCGCTCTATCTTTCAACTGAGCCCGCGCATTATTCCGTCAACAATGTGAAGTTGGCGATTAAGGCTATTCTTGGTCAGATCAAAGAACAGATCTTGATTTTTTTACCGGACGAAAAAGAAGCAATAGAGTATGCTGCAAAACTCTTGAGCAACAGTGAAGTTGATGAAGGAGGTGTTTACGATTTCATCTGTTTTTGGTCAAAACAAAGTTCTAAGCCGCTGGTTATTTTTCTTGATGAATTTGATGGACTGATGGGAGATTCGCTCATTGCATTACTCAAGCAATTTCGTACCGGATACACCAACCGCCCTGCGCACTTTCCTCAAACGATCTGCTTAATTGGCGTGCGAGACCTGCGCGACTACAAGGTTCGGACTAAGCAACAAGAAGAGTTGGGTGTTTTGTACAGCCCGTTCAACATCAAAGCAGAATCAATTGTACTTCCGAATTTTTCGTGTGATGATGTCAAAACTTTGTATCTTCAACACACCCAAGAGACCGGACAGCAATTCACTGATGAGGCTATAGAGTATGCATTTTACCTGACACAGGGTCAGCCGTGGCTGGTCAACGCGCTTGCGTACCAAGCCTGCTTTCGAGATGTAAAAGATCGCTCCCAAACGATCACCAAAGAAGTTATTGATCGGGCAAAAGAGGCGCTCATTGCTCGACGAGATACACATATCGATGCACTTATCGATCGACTGCAAGAGCCTCGCGTTCGAAATATTATGGATGAAATTATCAATAGTACTGCGCAGCTTCAAGTTTTTAATGATGATGATGTTCAGTATGTTCGTGATCTTGGGTTGATAGGTCAGAAAAATTACGCAATTGCCAACCCAATTTATCAAGAGATAATTCCTCGAGCTCTTACCATTACAACTCAGCAGAGCATTGAGCAAGAATCTTTATGGTATATAAATCACGATGGATCACTTGATATGATCAAACTTATGCAAGCGTTTACAGACTTTTTTAGGAAAAATTCAGAGATGTGGCTTGAGCGCTTTCATTATAAAGAGGCTGGCCCGCACCTGCTCATGATGGCCTTTTTGCAGCGTGTTATCAATGGTGGTGGTAAGATTCATCGAGAGTATGCGCTTGGCCGTGGGCGCAGTGACTTGCTTGTTGAGTGGGGGAAGCAGCGGATTGTCATTGAACTTAAAGTTTTTTATAACAAACAAACGCTGCCAGAAGGGCTTATGCAAACGGCTCAATACATGAAAACATCTGGCGCAACTGAAGGTCATCTGGTTATTTTTGACCACAAATCAAAAAAATCTTGGGATGAAAAAATTTATCATAAGGTTGAATCAGTTGATGCAAAGACTGTTCACGTGTGGGGAATGTAG
- a CDS encoding NAD(P)/FAD-dependent oxidoreductase: MAKKFLIIGTSAAGIGAAVKLRSLDDSIDITCITAEAEMPYNRCLLADFVAGEKSLTQVSTKTQEFFDNNKITLMLNSKALKIDSGNNQVVLESGKLLEYDMLFLGTGRVSRKLEIPGSDAAGVFSFYDLRDSTNILEYTKNNLVNHATVIGAGLSGLECADALRGQNIAVSLIEMSPQVLATQINKTGSDFLIQHMSKNYNVLTHLNNTVVRIVERNNVACGVVLADETELKTDMVIFAVGGQLSTPLARDAGIACQQGGILVNEFMQTNIPNIFAGGDVCMVKDQISGQPVQSCLWTDAIMQGMTAAQGMLGAPKAYPGVLIVTASPIFGTKFVTCGPVSQPDADLEKHEVSGDGFYHCYFTKNKKLKGFVMVGKIDNVGLLRKKLVDGSEFTAPTP; encoded by the coding sequence ATGGCTAAAAAATTTCTCATCATCGGAACAAGCGCTGCAGGAATTGGCGCGGCGGTTAAGCTACGCAGCTTAGATGATTCAATCGATATTACGTGCATCACCGCAGAGGCGGAAATGCCTTACAATCGATGTTTGCTTGCAGACTTTGTTGCAGGAGAAAAGTCACTTACCCAAGTTTCAACGAAGACCCAAGAATTTTTTGATAACAATAAAATCACCCTCATGCTCAATTCCAAGGCACTAAAAATTGATTCTGGGAACAACCAGGTTGTTCTTGAGTCTGGAAAACTGCTGGAATATGACATGCTCTTTTTGGGAACCGGTCGGGTTTCGCGCAAACTTGAAATACCGGGGAGCGATGCTGCCGGCGTCTTTTCGTTTTACGATTTAAGAGATTCTACCAATATTCTTGAGTACACAAAAAATAATTTGGTGAATCATGCGACCGTAATCGGTGCTGGACTTTCAGGACTTGAGTGTGCTGATGCATTGCGTGGACAAAATATCGCGGTTTCTCTTATAGAAATGTCACCTCAAGTACTTGCTACACAAATTAACAAAACAGGCTCAGATTTTTTGATACAGCACATGTCGAAAAATTACAACGTTCTAACTCACCTTAATAATACCGTTGTAAGAATAGTTGAGCGCAATAATGTAGCTTGTGGTGTTGTTTTAGCAGATGAAACAGAACTCAAAACAGACATGGTTATTTTTGCCGTAGGTGGTCAGTTAAGCACCCCACTTGCTCGTGATGCAGGGATTGCCTGCCAACAGGGTGGAATTTTGGTCAATGAGTTCATGCAAACCAATATTCCGAATATTTTTGCCGGGGGGGATGTTTGTATGGTTAAAGACCAAATTTCGGGCCAACCTGTGCAAAGCTGTTTGTGGACCGATGCGATTATGCAGGGGATGACTGCCGCGCAGGGTATGCTTGGTGCACCAAAAGCTTACCCTGGAGTTTTGATTGTTACGGCATCACCTATTTTTGGAACCAAGTTTGTTACCTGCGGTCCGGTAAGCCAGCCTGATGCTGACCTTGAAAAGCACGAAGTTTCGGGCGATGGCTTTTATCACTGCTATTTTACTAAAAATAAAAAACTTAAAGGCTTTGTTATGGTCGGCAAGATTGATAACGTCGGGCTTTTGAGAAAGAAGCTTGTGGATGGAAGCGAGTTTACTGCTCCCACACCTTGA
- the ruvX gene encoding Holliday junction resolvase RuvX, translated as MKILALDLGDVWVGSAISDGLGISCRPYQTVQIGELETFLNKTLAQEPISTVVVGYPKTVGAGTESDQTKKIVALKEELEQKFCQVSWVLWDERLSSKRADEARRGHYRDKEEKKLSHSVAASFILQTYLDYLAFQKSSESE; from the coding sequence ATGAAGATTTTAGCACTTGATCTGGGTGATGTATGGGTTGGCTCAGCGATTTCCGATGGCTTGGGAATCTCATGCCGTCCGTACCAAACGGTTCAGATTGGCGAACTTGAAACCTTTTTAAACAAAACATTGGCACAAGAACCAATTTCAACCGTTGTTGTTGGCTATCCAAAAACAGTTGGCGCGGGCACAGAAAGTGATCAGACCAAAAAAATTGTTGCACTCAAAGAAGAGCTTGAACAGAAGTTCTGCCAAGTTTCTTGGGTCTTATGGGACGAGCGCTTAAGCAGCAAGCGAGCAGATGAAGCGCGTCGAGGTCATTACAGAGATAAAGAAGAAAAGAAGCTGAGCCATTCGGTTGCAGCCTCTTTTATCCTGCAGACGTATTTAGATTACTTGGCATTTCAGAAGTCTTCTGAGAGCGAATAG